A window of Silurus meridionalis isolate SWU-2019-XX chromosome 4, ASM1480568v1, whole genome shotgun sequence contains these coding sequences:
- the LOC124384601 gene encoding little elongation complex subunit 1-like: MQNQQHGEKLSLNGDPKPTAKRTGSDMSPPRKAQKPRLDAASADPVNTTHTTQSLISSALETLQKSCSDVLPTDRIHALLTGTSELPVLRDEEKHVISEFCVEESLAEMFLSVILEKIKVERGFMGHDLLQSLCRVYVGVCQQRGDCHKAHALVYRLLKEAFLQKTTSQSSGFSPSLLDYLFLPQEWLSFLIIPSSYARVLCSCFFVSPQPALHLSRHVRSLNLISAPRVSSARSKNPPFHHTSHMTVPSTCCLEPLLPMDVCTICLDCRRPCTSIFRSLSLPGVFTLPPPLGLGSSLWRRRTNPSST; encoded by the exons ATGCAAAATCAGCAGCATGGAGAAAAGCTTTCGCTTAATGGAG ACCCAAAGCCCACAGCAAAGAGAACTGGATCAGACATGTCACCACCCAGGAAAGCTCAAAAGCCTCGACTTGATGCTGCTTCAGCTGATCctgtaaacacaacacacacaacacaatctctCATCTCCAGTGCattagaaacactacaaaagtcctgttctgatgttttacctacagacaggattcatgcacttctcacaggaacaagtgaacttcctgttctgagagatgaagagaaacacgTCATTTCTGAGTTTTGTGTAGAAGAG TCCTTAGCAGAGatgtttctgtctgtgattttgGAGAAGATCAAGGTGGAGAGAGGGTTTATGGGACATgatctcctgcagtctctctgtagggtttatgtaggCGTGTGTCAACAGAGAGGAGACTGTCACAAAGCACATGCTCTCGTCTACAGACtccttaaagaag cttttttacAGAAGACAACATCACAGTCTTCCGGGTTCTCCCCGTCTCTGCTGGATTATCTCTTTCTTCCACAGGAGTGGCTCTCGTTCCTGATCATCCCCTCATCTTATGCTCGTGTCTTATGCTCGTGTTTTTTTGTCTCGCCTCAACCCGCCCTGCACCTGTCCCGTCACGTCAGGAGCCTCAACCTGATCTCAGCTCCTAGGGTGTCTTCAGCAAGGTCAAAGAATCCTCCCTTCCACCACACCAGCCACATGACTGTGCCATCAACCTGTTGCCTGGAACCTCTTCTCCCCATGGACGTTTGTACAatctgtctggactgcaggaGGCCATGCACCAGTATATTCAGGAGTCTCTCTCTGCCGGGAGTATTCACCCTTCCTCCTCCCCTGGGGCTGGGTTCTTCTTTGTGGAGAAGAAGGACAAACCCTTCGTCCACGTAA